The proteins below come from a single Dermacentor albipictus isolate Rhodes 1998 colony chromosome 7, USDA_Dalb.pri_finalv2, whole genome shotgun sequence genomic window:
- the LOC139048135 gene encoding uncharacterized protein, whose translation MGDPAAEEYLFFAPSSTPGRSRNMEFFTATPRLMPEPRLPKDDGPSTRLTTIKRKRAAPTKKRGTNRAGRHPRTGTATSPATRKTKRRKTALPAEAASPPADPPRAHSSRSTSPTGELAKLQGLLKTPLHCSPFRAQPGVSEKVTVSGGSLPESEATSSSSPFSSSSPSSSTDSRDYIPSSPEQSPPTLPPSLEASVALNDLEGERSREEDPAPPGNSRPSCVLSPLLPLTEDAFSSLPPPGPPPAPHRAPHTMPPRAKTGEREKPAPATPSPKAQPSMPAASRATTGATPPSRKRNRRRRRRSTSRAEAALAPIREPCDTVLFRPVGQRNFRSSSKEAIVAQLSKVAGAHRVRVNFRLNVVAVDALPDSSLAPLIAVADICDVPVRAAAAPKDSCTGVLFGVDTSLDPDTVRANIDSAVPVLGCYRAGPNFVVRFSGSTPPQEIALFKMRRPVNPRRPRPTQCRLCGAFGHVSEACVSARRCLRCGGSHSRADCTARSAKCLHCGGRHSATEPRCPDWQRERRIAETVASSIEPITRHQAAAIVRDAEKTAPRGPQPLAAPRASSRVDDSRTFADVANNRPARPPVAGNTSTPSPAVTVAPTDPRDAVIALLAAALKCATELLPHDSPARTLCAAALAAHGALTHHGS comes from the coding sequence ATGGGTGACCCTGCAGCGGAAGAGTATTTGTTCTTCGCGCCCAGCAGCACTCCTGGCCGCTCGAGGAACATGGAATTCTTCACCGCAACCCCGCGGCTCATGCCAGAGCCCCGGCTCCCCAAGGATGATGGTCCGTCAACGCGGCTTACGACCATCAAACGCAAGCGAGCGGCGCCCACCAAGAAGCGAGGCACAAACCGTGCAGGGCGACATCCTCGCACCGGCACAGCCACCTCTCCCGCCACTCGCAAAACGAAGCGCCGCAAGACGGCTCTTCCAGCTGAGGCGGCATCTCCCCCTGCGGACCCGCCACGTGCACATTCCAGCCGTAGCACGTCACCCACTGGCGAGCTCGCAAAGCTTCAGGGCCTCCTGAAGACCCCCCTCCACTGCTCCCCATTTCGAGCGCAGCCGGGGGTATCAGAGAAGGTCACGGTCAGCGGAGGAAGCCTGCCAGAAAGCGAGGCGACGTCATCGTCGTCCCCCTTTTCCTCGTCGTCTCCCTCATCCTCAACTGACAGCCGGGACTACATTCCCTCCTCCCCAGAGCAGTCGCCTCCTACACTGCCCCCCTCCCTGGAGGCAAGCGTGGCCCTCAACGACTTGGAGGGCGAgagatcaagagaggaggaccccGCTCCCCCGGGGAACAGCCGGCCAAGCTGTGTACTCAGCCCCCTCCTTCCCCTGACAGAGGACGCCTTCTCTTCCCTTCCTCCTCCCGGCCCACCGCCAGCCCCTCACCGGGCGCCGCATACAATGCCACCGCGGGCGAAGACAGGCGAGAGAGAAAAACCGGCCCCGGCGACCCCCTCTCCCAAGGCGCAGCCGAGCATGCCAGCTGCATCGAGGGCAACGACGGGTGCCACGCCCCCCTCCCGAAAGCGAAaccgccgacgccgccgacgcaGTACCTCGCGAGCAGAGGCCGCCCTCGCGCCCATCCGGGAGCCCTGCGACACCGTGCTGTTTCGCCCCGTGGGCCAGCGGAACTTTCGTTCATCATCGAAAGAGGCCATCGTGGCACAGCTCTCGAAGGTGGCTGGCGCGCACCGCGTCCGCGTCAACTTTCGGCTGAATGTTGTAGCGGTTGATGCGCTGCCGGACTCATCATTGGCCCCCCTCATAGCGGTGGCGGACATCTGCGATGTCCCTGTGCGTGCTGCAGCAGCCCCAAAGGACTCGTGCACCGGTGTCCTTTTCGGCGTCGATACGTCCCTCGACCCTGACACCGTGCGCGCGAACATTGACTCTGCGGTGCCCGTTCTCGGCTGCTATCGCGCGGGGCCCAACTTTGTCGTGCGCTTCTCGGGCAGCACACCACCACAGGAGATTGCGCTGTTCAAGATGCGTCGGCCCGTCAACCCAAGGCGCCCCCGCCCCACGCAGTGTCGCTTATGTGGAGCCTTCGGCCACGTCAGCGAGGCCTGCGTGTCGGCGCGCCGCTGCCTGAGGTGTGGTGGCAGCCACTCGAGGGCTGACTGCACTGCGAGGAGCGCGAAGTGCCTCCACTGTGGCGGCCGACACAGCGCGACCGAGCCTCGCTGCCCTGACTGGCAGCGGGAACGCCGCATTGCCGAGACGGTCGCGTCGTCGATCGAGCCGATCACGCGCCACCAGGCAGCCGCCATCGTCCGTGACGCCGAGAAGACAGCGCCGCGAGGCCCTCAACCCCTCGCCGCCCCTCGAGCTTCATCGCGCGTCGACGACAGCCGCACGTTCGCCGATGTCGCGAATAACCGTCCGGCGAGGCCGCCTGTCGCAGGCAACACGTCGACCCCCTCGCCGGCGGTCACTGTGGCTCCCACTGACCCACGCGACGCAGTGATCGCGCTGCTCGCTGCCGCACTGAAGTGTGCCACGGAACTTTTGCCGCACGATTCGCCTGCTCGTACGCTGTGTGCCGCTGCTCTCGCCGCCCACGGGGCACTGACCCACCATGGCAGTTAG
- the LOC139048136 gene encoding putative nuclease HARBI1, giving the protein MRESEWIQSGSHCVEQKKLLRQNRWSGPELCVTYFLYRVCLLGGATGHDSRVVLVMADDMSGSAGSAKRAAMLLLLDSDSSESESSSSDTSDCSDSDSDAETAAYEREFDRMFQIPAKRPKVVGYIEDVVRQYSDDEFRRHFRLSRSVAEKLIADFAASSMCPSGTHGGVPAKSAETHILSFIWYAANKTCMRNVASRFDLSESSVYRILHRVADFLLTLGQSLIKFPADLENLTKSFEKVSGMPDVVGCIDGSYIKIQCPEKKVASTYCNRHHYLSLTLQAVCDDKRRFLDTFIGSSSKMHDSHVFSLSPLSKKISAVCQGSYHLLGDAAYPLREHLLTPYRDYGALTKQQKHFNYKFSATRVLIENAFSTLKKRFRQLMYLELCTIPWLNKFIISCCVLHNLCIELGDVEPDDDDNEQVPSDVQWQNCRDNHIEKSGEERALRRLGEIKRTKVLAKLLQT; this is encoded by the exons atgagagagtcggagtggattcagagcgggagtcactgcgtggagcagaaaaagctgctccgccaaaatcggtggagtggaccggaactctgcgtgacgtatttcctttaccgcgtttgtctgctgggaggcgccaccggtcacgactcgcgagttGTGTTGGTAATGGCGGACGACATGAGCGGCTCGGCTGGTTCGGCAAAGCGTGCGGCAATGCTTTTGCTACTCGACAGCGACAGCTCCGAGTCGGAAAGCTCAAGTTCCGACACGAGCGATTGCTCGGATAGTGACAGCGACGCGGAAACTGCCGCTTACGAGCGGGAATTCGACAGAATGTTCCAAATTCCCGCAAAGAGGCCTAAAGTAGTCGGCTACATCGAGGACGTCGTGCGGCAGTACTCGGACGATGAG ttcCGAAGGCACTTCAGGCTATCTCGATCTGTGGCGGAAAAGTTGATCGCCGACTTTGCCGCGTCGTCAATGTGCCCTTCGGGTACACATGGAGGGGTTCCAGCGAAATCTGCGGAAACGCATATCTTGTCTTTTATCTG GTACGCAGCCAACAAAACCTGCATGAGAAACGTGGCCAGCCGGTTCGACTTGTCGGAAAGCTCCGTTTACCGAATTCTTCATAGAGTAGCCGACTTCCTCCTGACTCTGGGACAGTCCTTGATAAAATTTCCGGCTGACCTGGAGAACCTCACCAAAAGTTTTGAGAAG GTGTCTGGAATGCCTGATGTTGTTGGCTGCATCGATGGGTCATACATCAAGATACAGTGCCCGGAGAAGAAGGTTGCTTCGACATATTGCAACAGGCACCATTACCTTTCGCTCACACTACAGGCCGTCTGCGATGACAAAAGGCGCTTCTTGGACACGTTCATTGGAAGTTCAAGCAAAATGCACGATTCGCATGTGTTCAGCTTGTCCCCACTTTCAAAGAAAATCTCTGCAGTCTGTCAGGGGTCTTACCATCTTTTAGGGGATGCAGCGTATCCACTGCGGGAACACCTGTTGACACCGTACAGGGATTATGGTGCTTTAACGAAGCAGCAAAAGCACTTTAATTACAAGTTTTCAGCTACAAGAGTTCTAATTGAAAATGCATTTAGCACCCTAAAAAAGCGCTTCAGACAGCTAATGTATCTTGAGCTCTGCACAATTCCCTGGCTCAATAAGTTTATCATAAGCTGCTGCGTTCTGCACAACTTGTGCATTGAGTTGGGTGATGTAGAgccagatgatgatgataatgaacaaGTACCCAGTGACGTTCAGTGGCAGAATTGCAGAGATAATCATATTGAGAAATCCGGTGAAGAGCGAGCACTGCGCAGGCTTGGAGAAATTAAGCGCACGAAAGTCTTGGCAAAGCTCCTGCAAACTTAA